From Pseudorasbora parva isolate DD20220531a chromosome 25, ASM2467924v1, whole genome shotgun sequence, one genomic window encodes:
- the tjp1b gene encoding tight junction protein ZO-1 isoform X4: MVNYQKYITVMQLALGVTAINRERSLPPRKHMWVFPKHDKDKYGPAVYYPKIHGFVPTPETVSLLDESEGSVHGKPSLRRIKGRIHRSKSLDSIDLLDSNSAAMEETVIWEQHTVTLHRAPGFGFGIAISGGRDNPHFQSGETSIVISDVLKGGPAEGLLQENDRVVMVNAVSMDNVDHAYAVQQLRKSGKNAKITIRRKRKVQIPMGRTGERETMSEHDEDDDSYEDEIYEARSGRSAYSGGGATGRRSGRGDRLGGRRDRDRERSGSRERSQSPRSDRHSVSSNLPPRPAKVTLIKSRKNEDSRPLLKEPAGSGCLALKAENQTEYGLRLASHIFVKDISPESLAARDGNIQEGDVVLKINGTVTENLSLIDAKKLIERSKGKLKMVVQRDERATLLNIPDMDDSIPSANASDRDDISDIHSVASDHSNRSHERKRSSRSRSPDRRSEPSDHSRHSPPQISNGSHRSRDEDRISKAGPLPLPAKMVEEMPKEQSAAREEKQLPPLPEPKPVYAQPGQPDVDLPVSPADAPVPSVTHDDSILRPSMKLVKFKKGESVGLRLAGGNDVGIFVAGVLEDSPAAKEGLEEGDQILRVNNVDFANIIREEAVLFLLDLPKGEEVTILAQKKKDVYRRIVESDVGDSFYIRTHFEYEKESPYGLSFNKGEVFRVVDTLYNGKLGSWLAIRIGKNHQEVERGIIPNKNRAEQLSSVQYTLPKTPGGDRADFWRFRGLRSSKRNLRKSREDLSAQPVQTKFPAYERVVLREAGFLRPVVIFGPIADVAREKLSREEPELFELAKSEPRDAGTDQRSSGIIRLHTIKQIIDRDKHAVLDITPNAVDRLNYAQWYPIVVFLNPDSKQGVKNMRTRLCPESRKSARKLYERALKLRKNNHHLFTTTINMNNMNDGWYGALKETIQQQQNQLVWVSEGKADGAPDDDLDIHDDRLSYLSAPGSEYSMYSTDSRHTSDYEDTDTEGGAYTDQELDETMNDEVGLPSEPAITRSSEPVREDPPVIQDAAGYPSYQHAVPQPEPVNRIDPAGFKMAAPQQQAEAALASPPPPSAAAAAPPAVEPTSPLAGTNPEEPPGTPQADSLNSPVPVPDPQPELELAQPPTHDPHQLLPPGPDPKMYKKDLYSIDEPVRVNHGVKPPPPQQQQQQPLGPPTSLSYSHQPVYQDQQPYRQYDHPPYGYDGGGYAQPKPHNYDPHLHYDNRVPHYNEQWPPYDQQQTSPQPPPVSGYPQGHQPPPPPLGYEPRSPYEDGPTRDFSPPHSQYDGVPQMGYDNRPRHSKPAPVRYEEPPPPPPPASYDARSPFEPEPHVFPGNAHRSPDPPKQYYGDSAMRPSYNPGLPNRAYKAPQHEPVMNSEPPAPPPKPEAVLSPGEPPHLAASKPLLHPPREDDEDDPAMKPQSVLNRVKMFENKRSVSVDRAKDTADVAGIRPTDLPKPVSTPGPVLKANSLSNLEQDKPSYRAPEPQKPQTRVGDDVVRSNHYDPDEDEEYYRKQLSYFDRRSFDNKPMSQPNTGVNRFHEPAKTSQPQIAYPFARTESVEKVSPVDKRYEPLPPVTPSPAPYSQPTPAAPPTSLPKLSNIEVNSLPDPHSSPKAKPDLSALRAPTREDPIQTSYLPPKSSINGTDAPPKTLGVPTSYNRYVPKPYTSTARPFERKFESPKFNHNLLPNDTQSKPSVNNNLKPQISPQPQDTDSGVDTFTRTMDNRPKYQHNNINAIPKAIPVSPSALDDDDEDEGHTVVATARGIFNCNGGVLSSIETGVSIIIPQGAIPDSVEQEIYFKVCRDNSILPPLDKEKGETLLSPLVMCGPHGLKFLKPVELRLPHCASMTPDGWSFALKSSDSSSGDPKCWQNKCLPGDPNYLVGANCVSVLIDHF; this comes from the exons GCACCAGGGTTCGGCTTCGGGATCGCTATCTCAGGCGGACGGGATAACCCTCACTTTCAGAGCGGGGAGACGTCCATCGTCATATCTGATGTGCTGAAGGGAGGCCCAGCTGAGGGTTTGCTGCA GGAGAATGACAGAGTGGTGATGGTCAACGCCGTCTCCATGGATAACGTGGATCATGCATATGCAGTGCAGCAACTTCGGAAAAGTGGCAAGAATGCAAAAATA ACCATCAGGAGAAAGAGGAAGGTGCAGATCCCTATGGGGCGCACGGGTGAACGCGAGACCATGTCGGAGCACGACGAGGACGACGATAGTTATGAAGACGAGATATACGAGGCACGGAGCGGCCGCAGCGCCTACAGCGGCGGCGGGGCTACGGGCCGGAGGAGCGGGAGGGGCGACCGGCTGGGCGGGAGGAGGGACCGAGACAGAGAGCGCAGCGGCTCCAGAGAGAGGAGTCAGTCCCCGCGCTCGGACCGCCACTCTGTGTCCTCCAACCTCCCCCCACGCCCAGCCAAGGTCACCCTCATCAAGTCCCGCAAAAATGAAG ATTCCCGCCCACTACTGAAGGAACCAGCCGGCAGTGGCTGCTTGGCCTTAAAGGCTGAAAATCAAA CAGAATACGGGCTTCGCCTGGCCAGCCACATCTTCGTAAAGGACATTTCCCCCGAGAGCCTGGCAGCCCGAGACGGAAACATACAGGAGGGAGACGTGGTGCTCAAG ATTAATGGCACTGTTACTGAGAATCTGTCCCTGATCGATGCTAAGAAACTGATCGAGAGGTCAAAGGGCAAGCTGAAGATGGTGGTGCAAAGAGATGAGAGGGCGACCTTGCTCAATATCCCTGACATGGATGACAGCATACCTTCAGCTAATGCCTCTGACAGAGATG ATATTTCAGACATCCACTCCGTGGCCTCTGATCATTCCAACCGATCCCACGAGCGGAAGAGAAGCAGCCGCTCTCGATCTCCGGACCGCCGCTCGGAGCCCTCGGACCACTCTAGACACTCTCCGCCACAGATCAGCAATGGCAG tcacaggagccgtgatgaagacaGGATCTCAAAGGCTGGGCCGCTTCCCTTACCTGCTAAGATGGTGGAGGAGATGCCGAAAGAGCAGAGCGCAGCCAGAGAAGAGAAACAGCTCCCCCCTCTGCCAG AGCCCAAGCCGGTGTACGCTCAACCTGGCCAGCCTGATGTGGACCTTCCTGTTAGTCCGGCAGACGCCCCCGTGCCCAGCGTCACACACGATGACAGCATTTTACG GCCGAGCATGAAGCTGGTGAAGTTTAAGAAGGGCGAGAGTGTTGGATTGAGACTCGCTGGTGGGAATGACGTCGGGATATTTGTGGCGGGAGTTCTGGAGGACAGTCCTGCTGCTAAAGAGGGCCTAGAGGAGGGAGACCAGATTCTCAGG GTAAACAATGTGGATTTTGCGAACATCATCCGTGAGGAGGCAGTGCTGTTTCTGCTGGACCTGCCCAAAGGAGAGGAAGTCACCATCTTAGCTCAGAAAAAGAAAGATG TGTACCGGCGCATTGTTGAGTCCGACGTAGGTGACTCGTTCTACATCAGGACCCATTTTGAGTACGAGAAGGAGTCGCCATATGGCCTCAGCTTCAACAAGGGTGAGGTCTTTAGAGTGGTTGACACCCTTTACAATGGAAAACTGGGCTCCTGGCTCGCCATCCGCATTGGCAAGAACCACCAGGAGGTGGAGCGAGGCATCATCCCCAACAAGAATAG GGCTGAGCAGCTGTCGAGTGTCCAGTACACTCTCCCAAAGACTCCAGGAGGGGATCGGGCCGACTTCTGGAGGTTCAGAGGCCTCCGTAGCTCCAAACGAAACCTGAGGAAGAGCAGAGAGGACCTTTCTGCTCAGCCCGTCCAAACAAAGTTCCCAGCTTATGAAAGAGTTGTTCTTAGAGAAG CTGGTTTCTTGAGGCCAGTGGTCATTTTTGGGCCTATTGCGGATGTCGCAAGAGAGAAACTGTCGAGAGAGGAGCCTGAGCTCTTTGAACTTGCAA AGAGTGAACCCAGAGACGCGGGGACAGACCAGCGCAGCTCTGGAATCATCCGTCTCCATACCATTAAACAGATCATTGACCGA GACAAACACGCCGTGCTGGACATCACCCCCAACGCGGTGGATCGGCTAAACTACGCTCAGTGGTACCCCATCGTGGTGTTCCTCAATCCAGACAGCAAACAGGGCGTCAAGAACATGAGAACCAGGCTCTGTCCCGAATCCAGGAAGAGTGCCCGGAAACTGTATGAGCGTGCTCTCAAACTGAGAAAGAACAACCATCATCTCTTCACCA CCACCATTAACATGAACAACATGAATGATGGGTGGTATGGCGCTTTGAAAGAGACCATCCAGCAGCAGCAGAACCAGTTGGTTTGGGTCTCAGAGGGCAAG GCAGATGGCGCTCCTGACGATGACCTTGACATCCACGACGACCGCCTCTCCTACCTCTCGGCACCGGGCAGCGAGTACAGCATGTACAGCACTGACAGCCGCCACACTTCCGACTACGAAGACACAGATACGGAGGGCGGCGCCTACACCGACCAGGAGCTGGATGAGACTATGAACGATGAGGTGGGCCTACCTAGCGAGCCTGCCATCACGCGCTCATCCGAACCTGTCCGAGAGGACCCGCCGGTCATTCAGGACGCAGCCGGATACCCGAGCTACCAGCATGCTGTACCGCAACCAGAGCCAGTTAACCGCATTGACCCGGCTGGGTTTAAGATGGCAGCGCCTCAGCAG CAAGCCGAGGCCGCACTGGCCTCTCCGCCCCCTCCCTCTGCAGCGGCAGCAGCGCCCCCTGCTGTCGAACCCACCTCACCACTAGCGGGTACGAACCCAGAGGAGCCGCCTGGCACCCCTCAGGCCGACTCCCTTAACAGCCCCGTCCCCGTTCCCGACCCCCAGCCCGAACTTGAGCTCGCTCAGCCCCCAACACACGACCCCCACCAGTTGCTTCCTCCTGGCCCAGATCCAAAG ATGTACAAAAAGGATCTGTACAGCATAGATGAGCCGGTGCGAGTGAACCACGGTGTGAAGCCTCCCCCtccccagcagcagcagcagcagccttTAGGCCCCCCCACCTCGCTATCCTACAGTCACCAGCCTGTCTACCAGGACCAACAGCCATACCGCCAGTACGACCACCCGCCTTATGGCTATGACGGTGGCGGCTACGCACAACCAAAGCCTCACAATTACGACCCGCACCTGCACTACGATAACCGCGTGCCTCACTACAATGAGCAGTGGCCCCCTTATGACCAGCAGCAGACTTCACCCCAACCGCCACCTGTGTCGGGCTACCCTCAGGGCCACCAGCCGCCTCCTCCACCTCTGGGGTACGAACCCCGCTCTCCGTACGAGGACGGCCCCACCCGGGATTTCAGCCCCCCTCACTCCCAGTATGATGGTGTGCCCCAAATGGGCTACGACAACCGGCCACGGCACTCTAAACCTGCACCGGTGCGCTACGAAGAGCCGCCGCCTCCTCCCCCTCCAGCCTCATACGATGCCCGCTCGCCTTTCGAGCCCGAGCCACATGTTTTCCCAGGCAATGCGCATCGCTCCCCTGATCCGCCGAAGCAGTATTACGGTGACTCTGCAATGAGACCCTCATACAACCCTGGACTTCCAAACCGAGCATATAAAGCACCCCAGCATGAGCCCGTGATGAACTCTGAACCCCCCGCTCCGCCTCCCAAACCCGAGGCCGTCTTGTCTCCAGGGGAACCACCTCACCTGGCAGCTTCCAAACCGTTGCTGCATCCACCCAGGGAGGATGATGAGGACGACCCTGCCATGAAGCCCCAGTCTGTGCTCAACAGGGTCAAAATGTTCGAGAACAAGCGCTCCGTGTCCGTGGACCGAGCCAAGGACACAGCCGATGTAGCTGGAATTAGG CCTACAGATCTCCCAAAACCTGTGAGCACCCCTGGTCCTGTGCTCAAAGCCAACTCTCTCAGCAACCTAGAGCAGGACAAACCCTCTTACAG AGCTCCAGAGCCCCAGAAACCTCAGACGCGTGTAGGGGACGACGTGGTCCGCTCCAACCACTATGACccagatgaagatgaagagtaCTATAGGAAGCAACTGTCATACTTCGACCGTCGGAGCTTTGACAACAAGCCCATGAGTCAACCCAACACTGGAGTCAATCGCTTCCACGAGCCGGCCAAAACATCTCAGCCTCAGATAGCATATCCTTTCGCCAG GACGGAGTCTGTGGAGAAGGTGAGTCCTGTGGACAAAAGGTACGAGCCTCTGCCGCCGGTCACGCCGTCACCTGCTCCATATAGCCAGCCCACGCCTGCTGCTCCACCCACATCTCTGCCCAAACTCAGCAACATAGAGG TAAACTCGCTGCCAGATCCTCACAGCTCCCCCAAAGCCAAACCGGACCTGTCGGCTCTCAGAGCTCCCACCCGGGAAGATCCCATCCAGACCAGCTACCTGCCCCCGAAGTCTTCGATCAACGGCACGGACGCCCCTCCTAAAACGCTAGGCGTCCCAACCAGCTACAACCGCTACGTCCCCAAGCCTTACACCAGCACCGCCCGACCCTTCGAGCGCAAGTTCGAGAGCCCCAAATTCAACCACAACCTGCTTCCCAACGACACACAGTCCAAGCCAAGTGTGAACAACAACCTGAAACCTCAAATCTCTCCCCAGCCCCAGGACACCGACAGCGGGGTCGACACGTTCACGCGCACCATGGACAACAGGCCCAAGTATCAGCACAACAACATCAACGCCATTCCCAAGGCCATCCCCGTCAG CCCTAGCGCGCTGGATGACGACGATGAAGATGAAGGTCATACGGTGGTCGCCACAGCACGGGGCATCTTCAATTGTAACGGCGGGGTGTTGAGCTCCATAGAGACAGGAGTCAGCATCATTATCCCACAAGGAGCCATCCCAGATAGTGTGGAGCAGGAGATCTACTTCAAAGTGTGCAGGGACAACAGCATTCTGCCCCCTCTGGACAAAGAGAAAG GTGAAACGCTCCTCAGTCCCCTGGTGATGTGCGGCCCTCACGGTCTGAAGTTCCTGAAGCCCGTGGAACTGCGTCTACCACACTGTGCGTCTATGACCCCTGATGGTTGGTCTTTTGCTCTAAAATCCTCCGACTCCTCGTCGG GTGACCCCAAATGCTGGCAAAACAAGTGTCTACCAGGAGACCCCAATTACCTGGTGGGCGCCAACTGCGTGTCCGTGCTGATCGACCACTTCTGA
- the tjp1b gene encoding tight junction protein ZO-1 isoform X8, with the protein MVNYQKYITVMQLALGVTAINRERSLPPRKHMWVFPKHDKDKYGPAVYYPKIHGFVPTPETVSLLDESEGSVHGKPSLRRIKGRIHRSKSLDSIDLLDSNSAAMEETVIWEQHTVTLHRAPGFGFGIAISGGRDNPHFQSGETSIVISDVLKGGPAEGLLQENDRVVMVNAVSMDNVDHAYAVQQLRKSGKNAKITIRRKRKVQIPMGRTGERETMSEHDEDDDSYEDEIYEARSGRSAYSGGGATGRRSGRGDRLGGRRDRDRERSGSRERSQSPRSDRHSVSSNLPPRPAKVTLIKSRKNEEYGLRLASHIFVKDISPESLAARDGNIQEGDVVLKINGTVTENLSLIDAKKLIERSKGKLKMVVQRDERATLLNIPDMDDSIPSANASDRDDISDIHSVASDHSNRSHERKRSSRSRSPDRRSEPSDHSRHSPPQISNGRAAGPTTQRTRTVHRSRDEDRISKAGPLPLPAKMVEEMPKEQSAAREEKQLPPLPEPKPVYAQPGQPDVDLPVSPADAPVPSVTHDDSILRPSMKLVKFKKGESVGLRLAGGNDVGIFVAGVLEDSPAAKEGLEEGDQILRVNNVDFANIIREEAVLFLLDLPKGEEVTILAQKKKDVYRRIVESDVGDSFYIRTHFEYEKESPYGLSFNKGEVFRVVDTLYNGKLGSWLAIRIGKNHQEVERGIIPNKNRAEQLSSVQYTLPKTPGGDRADFWRFRGLRSSKRNLRKSREDLSAQPVQTKFPAYERVVLREAGFLRPVVIFGPIADVAREKLSREEPELFELAKSEPRDAGTDQRSSGIIRLHTIKQIIDRDKHAVLDITPNAVDRLNYAQWYPIVVFLNPDSKQGVKNMRTRLCPESRKSARKLYERALKLRKNNHHLFTTTINMNNMNDGWYGALKETIQQQQNQLVWVSEGKADGAPDDDLDIHDDRLSYLSAPGSEYSMYSTDSRHTSDYEDTDTEGGAYTDQELDETMNDEVGLPSEPAITRSSEPVREDPPVIQDAAGYPSYQHAVPQPEPVNRIDPAGFKMAAPQQQAEAALASPPPPSAAAAAPPAVEPTSPLAGTNPEEPPGTPQADSLNSPVPVPDPQPELELAQPPTHDPHQLLPPGPDPKMYKKDLYSIDEPVRVNHGVKPPPPQQQQQQPLGPPTSLSYSHQPVYQDQQPYRQYDHPPYGYDGGGYAQPKPHNYDPHLHYDNRVPHYNEQWPPYDQQQTSPQPPPVSGYPQGHQPPPPPLGYEPRSPYEDGPTRDFSPPHSQYDGVPQMGYDNRPRHSKPAPVRYEEPPPPPPPASYDARSPFEPEPHVFPGNAHRSPDPPKQYYGDSAMRPSYNPGLPNRAYKAPQHEPVMNSEPPAPPPKPEAVLSPGEPPHLAASKPLLHPPREDDEDDPAMKPQSVLNRVKMFENKRSVSVDRAKDTADVAGIRPTDLPKPVSTPGPVLKANSLSNLEQDKPSYRAPEPQKPQTRVGDDVVRSNHYDPDEDEEYYRKQLSYFDRRSFDNKPMSQPNTGVNRFHEPAKTSQPQIAYPFARTESVEKVSPVDKRYEPLPPVTPSPAPYSQPTPAAPPTSLPKLSNIEVNSLPDPHSSPKAKPDLSALRAPTREDPIQTSYLPPKSSINGTDAPPKTLGVPTSYNRYVPKPYTSTARPFERKFESPKFNHNLLPNDTQSKPSVNNNLKPQISPQPQDTDSGVDTFTRTMDNRPKYQHNNINAIPKAIPVSPSALDDDDEDEGHTVVATARGIFNCNGGVLSSIETGVSIIIPQGAIPDSVEQEIYFKVCRDNSILPPLDKEKGETLLSPLVMCGPHGLKFLKPVELRLPHCASMTPDGWSFALKSSDSSSGDPKCWQNKCLPGDPNYLVGANCVSVLIDHF; encoded by the exons GCACCAGGGTTCGGCTTCGGGATCGCTATCTCAGGCGGACGGGATAACCCTCACTTTCAGAGCGGGGAGACGTCCATCGTCATATCTGATGTGCTGAAGGGAGGCCCAGCTGAGGGTTTGCTGCA GGAGAATGACAGAGTGGTGATGGTCAACGCCGTCTCCATGGATAACGTGGATCATGCATATGCAGTGCAGCAACTTCGGAAAAGTGGCAAGAATGCAAAAATA ACCATCAGGAGAAAGAGGAAGGTGCAGATCCCTATGGGGCGCACGGGTGAACGCGAGACCATGTCGGAGCACGACGAGGACGACGATAGTTATGAAGACGAGATATACGAGGCACGGAGCGGCCGCAGCGCCTACAGCGGCGGCGGGGCTACGGGCCGGAGGAGCGGGAGGGGCGACCGGCTGGGCGGGAGGAGGGACCGAGACAGAGAGCGCAGCGGCTCCAGAGAGAGGAGTCAGTCCCCGCGCTCGGACCGCCACTCTGTGTCCTCCAACCTCCCCCCACGCCCAGCCAAGGTCACCCTCATCAAGTCCCGCAAAAATGAAG AATACGGGCTTCGCCTGGCCAGCCACATCTTCGTAAAGGACATTTCCCCCGAGAGCCTGGCAGCCCGAGACGGAAACATACAGGAGGGAGACGTGGTGCTCAAG ATTAATGGCACTGTTACTGAGAATCTGTCCCTGATCGATGCTAAGAAACTGATCGAGAGGTCAAAGGGCAAGCTGAAGATGGTGGTGCAAAGAGATGAGAGGGCGACCTTGCTCAATATCCCTGACATGGATGACAGCATACCTTCAGCTAATGCCTCTGACAGAGATG ATATTTCAGACATCCACTCCGTGGCCTCTGATCATTCCAACCGATCCCACGAGCGGAAGAGAAGCAGCCGCTCTCGATCTCCGGACCGCCGCTCGGAGCCCTCGGACCACTCTAGACACTCTCCGCCACAGATCAGCAATGGCAG GGCCGCAGGGCCGACGACTCAGAGAACccggacagt tcacaggagccgtgatgaagacaGGATCTCAAAGGCTGGGCCGCTTCCCTTACCTGCTAAGATGGTGGAGGAGATGCCGAAAGAGCAGAGCGCAGCCAGAGAAGAGAAACAGCTCCCCCCTCTGCCAG AGCCCAAGCCGGTGTACGCTCAACCTGGCCAGCCTGATGTGGACCTTCCTGTTAGTCCGGCAGACGCCCCCGTGCCCAGCGTCACACACGATGACAGCATTTTACG GCCGAGCATGAAGCTGGTGAAGTTTAAGAAGGGCGAGAGTGTTGGATTGAGACTCGCTGGTGGGAATGACGTCGGGATATTTGTGGCGGGAGTTCTGGAGGACAGTCCTGCTGCTAAAGAGGGCCTAGAGGAGGGAGACCAGATTCTCAGG GTAAACAATGTGGATTTTGCGAACATCATCCGTGAGGAGGCAGTGCTGTTTCTGCTGGACCTGCCCAAAGGAGAGGAAGTCACCATCTTAGCTCAGAAAAAGAAAGATG TGTACCGGCGCATTGTTGAGTCCGACGTAGGTGACTCGTTCTACATCAGGACCCATTTTGAGTACGAGAAGGAGTCGCCATATGGCCTCAGCTTCAACAAGGGTGAGGTCTTTAGAGTGGTTGACACCCTTTACAATGGAAAACTGGGCTCCTGGCTCGCCATCCGCATTGGCAAGAACCACCAGGAGGTGGAGCGAGGCATCATCCCCAACAAGAATAG GGCTGAGCAGCTGTCGAGTGTCCAGTACACTCTCCCAAAGACTCCAGGAGGGGATCGGGCCGACTTCTGGAGGTTCAGAGGCCTCCGTAGCTCCAAACGAAACCTGAGGAAGAGCAGAGAGGACCTTTCTGCTCAGCCCGTCCAAACAAAGTTCCCAGCTTATGAAAGAGTTGTTCTTAGAGAAG CTGGTTTCTTGAGGCCAGTGGTCATTTTTGGGCCTATTGCGGATGTCGCAAGAGAGAAACTGTCGAGAGAGGAGCCTGAGCTCTTTGAACTTGCAA AGAGTGAACCCAGAGACGCGGGGACAGACCAGCGCAGCTCTGGAATCATCCGTCTCCATACCATTAAACAGATCATTGACCGA GACAAACACGCCGTGCTGGACATCACCCCCAACGCGGTGGATCGGCTAAACTACGCTCAGTGGTACCCCATCGTGGTGTTCCTCAATCCAGACAGCAAACAGGGCGTCAAGAACATGAGAACCAGGCTCTGTCCCGAATCCAGGAAGAGTGCCCGGAAACTGTATGAGCGTGCTCTCAAACTGAGAAAGAACAACCATCATCTCTTCACCA CCACCATTAACATGAACAACATGAATGATGGGTGGTATGGCGCTTTGAAAGAGACCATCCAGCAGCAGCAGAACCAGTTGGTTTGGGTCTCAGAGGGCAAG GCAGATGGCGCTCCTGACGATGACCTTGACATCCACGACGACCGCCTCTCCTACCTCTCGGCACCGGGCAGCGAGTACAGCATGTACAGCACTGACAGCCGCCACACTTCCGACTACGAAGACACAGATACGGAGGGCGGCGCCTACACCGACCAGGAGCTGGATGAGACTATGAACGATGAGGTGGGCCTACCTAGCGAGCCTGCCATCACGCGCTCATCCGAACCTGTCCGAGAGGACCCGCCGGTCATTCAGGACGCAGCCGGATACCCGAGCTACCAGCATGCTGTACCGCAACCAGAGCCAGTTAACCGCATTGACCCGGCTGGGTTTAAGATGGCAGCGCCTCAGCAG CAAGCCGAGGCCGCACTGGCCTCTCCGCCCCCTCCCTCTGCAGCGGCAGCAGCGCCCCCTGCTGTCGAACCCACCTCACCACTAGCGGGTACGAACCCAGAGGAGCCGCCTGGCACCCCTCAGGCCGACTCCCTTAACAGCCCCGTCCCCGTTCCCGACCCCCAGCCCGAACTTGAGCTCGCTCAGCCCCCAACACACGACCCCCACCAGTTGCTTCCTCCTGGCCCAGATCCAAAG ATGTACAAAAAGGATCTGTACAGCATAGATGAGCCGGTGCGAGTGAACCACGGTGTGAAGCCTCCCCCtccccagcagcagcagcagcagccttTAGGCCCCCCCACCTCGCTATCCTACAGTCACCAGCCTGTCTACCAGGACCAACAGCCATACCGCCAGTACGACCACCCGCCTTATGGCTATGACGGTGGCGGCTACGCACAACCAAAGCCTCACAATTACGACCCGCACCTGCACTACGATAACCGCGTGCCTCACTACAATGAGCAGTGGCCCCCTTATGACCAGCAGCAGACTTCACCCCAACCGCCACCTGTGTCGGGCTACCCTCAGGGCCACCAGCCGCCTCCTCCACCTCTGGGGTACGAACCCCGCTCTCCGTACGAGGACGGCCCCACCCGGGATTTCAGCCCCCCTCACTCCCAGTATGATGGTGTGCCCCAAATGGGCTACGACAACCGGCCACGGCACTCTAAACCTGCACCGGTGCGCTACGAAGAGCCGCCGCCTCCTCCCCCTCCAGCCTCATACGATGCCCGCTCGCCTTTCGAGCCCGAGCCACATGTTTTCCCAGGCAATGCGCATCGCTCCCCTGATCCGCCGAAGCAGTATTACGGTGACTCTGCAATGAGACCCTCATACAACCCTGGACTTCCAAACCGAGCATATAAAGCACCCCAGCATGAGCCCGTGATGAACTCTGAACCCCCCGCTCCGCCTCCCAAACCCGAGGCCGTCTTGTCTCCAGGGGAACCACCTCACCTGGCAGCTTCCAAACCGTTGCTGCATCCACCCAGGGAGGATGATGAGGACGACCCTGCCATGAAGCCCCAGTCTGTGCTCAACAGGGTCAAAATGTTCGAGAACAAGCGCTCCGTGTCCGTGGACCGAGCCAAGGACACAGCCGATGTAGCTGGAATTAGG CCTACAGATCTCCCAAAACCTGTGAGCACCCCTGGTCCTGTGCTCAAAGCCAACTCTCTCAGCAACCTAGAGCAGGACAAACCCTCTTACAG AGCTCCAGAGCCCCAGAAACCTCAGACGCGTGTAGGGGACGACGTGGTCCGCTCCAACCACTATGACccagatgaagatgaagagtaCTATAGGAAGCAACTGTCATACTTCGACCGTCGGAGCTTTGACAACAAGCCCATGAGTCAACCCAACACTGGAGTCAATCGCTTCCACGAGCCGGCCAAAACATCTCAGCCTCAGATAGCATATCCTTTCGCCAG GACGGAGTCTGTGGAGAAGGTGAGTCCTGTGGACAAAAGGTACGAGCCTCTGCCGCCGGTCACGCCGTCACCTGCTCCATATAGCCAGCCCACGCCTGCTGCTCCACCCACATCTCTGCCCAAACTCAGCAACATAGAGG TAAACTCGCTGCCAGATCCTCACAGCTCCCCCAAAGCCAAACCGGACCTGTCGGCTCTCAGAGCTCCCACCCGGGAAGATCCCATCCAGACCAGCTACCTGCCCCCGAAGTCTTCGATCAACGGCACGGACGCCCCTCCTAAAACGCTAGGCGTCCCAACCAGCTACAACCGCTACGTCCCCAAGCCTTACACCAGCACCGCCCGACCCTTCGAGCGCAAGTTCGAGAGCCCCAAATTCAACCACAACCTGCTTCCCAACGACACACAGTCCAAGCCAAGTGTGAACAACAACCTGAAACCTCAAATCTCTCCCCAGCCCCAGGACACCGACAGCGGGGTCGACACGTTCACGCGCACCATGGACAACAGGCCCAAGTATCAGCACAACAACATCAACGCCATTCCCAAGGCCATCCCCGTCAG CCCTAGCGCGCTGGATGACGACGATGAAGATGAAGGTCATACGGTGGTCGCCACAGCACGGGGCATCTTCAATTGTAACGGCGGGGTGTTGAGCTCCATAGAGACAGGAGTCAGCATCATTATCCCACAAGGAGCCATCCCAGATAGTGTGGAGCAGGAGATCTACTTCAAAGTGTGCAGGGACAACAGCATTCTGCCCCCTCTGGACAAAGAGAAAG GTGAAACGCTCCTCAGTCCCCTGGTGATGTGCGGCCCTCACGGTCTGAAGTTCCTGAAGCCCGTGGAACTGCGTCTACCACACTGTGCGTCTATGACCCCTGATGGTTGGTCTTTTGCTCTAAAATCCTCCGACTCCTCGTCGG GTGACCCCAAATGCTGGCAAAACAAGTGTCTACCAGGAGACCCCAATTACCTGGTGGGCGCCAACTGCGTGTCCGTGCTGATCGACCACTTCTGA